The proteins below come from a single Ancylothrix sp. D3o genomic window:
- a CDS encoding caspase family protein has protein sequence MALKRREFLERAGWALAGLGFGGAVWDCAETRFVKALAETPKRKLALLVGVNQYGGGSLPLLGCLTDVELQRELLLYRFGFQNADILTLTDSQATAANIRAAFIDHLVEQARPGDAVVFHFSGYGRRMEIGGDDLGWAESSSLVPVDGVISAAPNGVINDLSVKDLFLLLRSLSAENVLAVLDTSYVYPGSSLQGSLRVRSLPAVPVWKMGAQEEGWIEPLKAKLANAGDLKGKKDVLMGARPEQVAGEMQWSGFSAGVFTYALTQTLWQTTPASRLTFILNQAACTVERLTGIDIPQLENLALEEKGEEVLRSFLGGENQGADGVCTAWDAESKTAQLWLGGLPAQVLDCYGANSILSAVGATPAWMVVRSRSGLMATAQVLAGGGELSTGQFVREAVRVVPRNVSLTVGLDSSLERIERVDATSAFSAIPNVSPVAAGSFAADCLFGRLRETLIAQAGAAALPAAKTSYGLFSLAQNIIPNTVGEGGEAVKSAVRRLAPHLHILLAAKLWRLTANESSSLLACRAALELVEDNQSLVLQERGTLQGEGSGGLKEKAALVLPAGSRIQYRLHNESESDIYYVLLGMDNRGRAFASAVYDPGDGESGVVRPGESMTIPSESSGGPFLLRGAGGLAEAQLICCREPLTKTLAGLAAVMSAKADGQPVSVLANPMPVAMALLQDLHDSSVAGVAEMGVLTDGFALDMRVWATLSFFYRVV, from the coding sequence ATGGCCTTGAAGCGGCGGGAATTTTTGGAACGGGCCGGCTGGGCGCTGGCTGGGTTGGGGTTTGGTGGGGCTGTTTGGGATTGCGCCGAAACGCGCTTTGTTAAGGCACTGGCGGAAACACCCAAGCGAAAGTTGGCTTTGTTGGTGGGGGTTAATCAGTATGGGGGCGGCTCTCTTCCCCTCTTGGGCTGTTTAACGGATGTGGAGTTACAACGGGAGTTGTTGCTTTACAGGTTTGGGTTTCAAAATGCAGATATTCTGACTTTGACGGATTCTCAAGCGACGGCTGCAAATATTAGGGCGGCTTTTATTGATCATTTGGTTGAGCAGGCTCGTCCGGGCGATGCGGTGGTTTTTCATTTTAGTGGCTACGGACGCCGGATGGAGATAGGGGGGGATGATCTGGGCTGGGCTGAAAGCAGTTCTTTGGTGCCGGTGGATGGGGTGATCAGCGCTGCTCCTAATGGGGTTATTAATGATTTATCTGTTAAAGATTTATTTTTATTGCTGCGTTCGCTTTCTGCTGAGAATGTTTTGGCGGTTCTGGATACGAGTTATGTTTATCCGGGGTCGAGTTTACAGGGATCTTTGCGGGTGCGGTCGCTTCCTGCGGTGCCGGTGTGGAAAATGGGGGCACAGGAGGAAGGGTGGATTGAGCCGTTAAAAGCCAAGTTGGCAAATGCAGGGGATTTAAAGGGCAAAAAAGATGTTTTGATGGGGGCACGCCCGGAGCAAGTGGCCGGTGAAATGCAATGGAGTGGCTTTAGTGCGGGAGTGTTTACTTATGCGCTGACGCAAACTTTATGGCAGACAACTCCGGCTTCGAGGCTGACTTTTATTTTGAATCAAGCGGCTTGTACGGTGGAAAGATTAACGGGTATCGACATCCCGCAGTTAGAAAATTTGGCTTTGGAAGAGAAGGGTGAGGAGGTTTTAAGGTCGTTTTTGGGGGGGGAAAATCAGGGTGCGGATGGGGTTTGTACGGCTTGGGATGCGGAGAGTAAAACGGCGCAGTTGTGGTTGGGGGGATTACCGGCGCAGGTTTTAGATTGTTATGGGGCGAATTCGATTTTGTCGGCTGTGGGGGCTACACCGGCTTGGATGGTTGTTCGCTCACGCAGTGGTTTGATGGCGACGGCGCAGGTTTTGGCCGGTGGGGGAGAACTCTCGACGGGCCAATTTGTGAGAGAGGCTGTGCGGGTTGTGCCGCGTAATGTGAGCTTGACGGTGGGGTTGGATAGCAGTTTGGAGCGGATCGAGCGAGTTGATGCTACTTCTGCTTTTTCGGCGATACCGAATGTTTCGCCGGTGGCGGCTGGGTCTTTTGCTGCTGATTGTTTGTTTGGCCGGTTGCGGGAAACGCTGATTGCTCAAGCTGGGGCGGCGGCTCTACCGGCTGCTAAAACAAGTTATGGGTTGTTTTCTTTAGCACAAAATATAATTCCGAATACGGTGGGGGAAGGTGGGGAGGCGGTGAAAAGTGCTGTGCGCCGTCTGGCTCCTCACCTTCATATTTTGTTGGCTGCGAAGTTGTGGCGCTTGACGGCAAATGAAAGTTCGTCTCTGCTTGCTTGTCGGGCGGCGCTGGAGTTGGTGGAAGACAATCAATCGCTGGTTTTGCAGGAACGCGGCACTTTGCAGGGTGAGGGTTCTGGGGGGTTAAAGGAAAAAGCGGCGTTGGTTTTACCGGCCGGCTCACGGATTCAATATCGTTTGCATAATGAGAGCGAAAGCGATATATATTATGTGTTGTTAGGGATGGATAACCGGGGACGGGCTTTTGCAAGTGCGGTTTATGATCCGGGGGATGGCGAAAGTGGGGTGGTGCGTCCGGGTGAGAGTATGACGATTCCTTCGGAAAGTTCGGGTGGGCCTTTCTTGCTGAGGGGTGCGGGGGGTCTGGCGGAGGCGCAGTTAATTTGCTGTCGGGAACCTTTGACAAAAACTTTGGCCGGTCTGGCGGCGGTGATGTCGGCGAAGGCGGACGGCCAGCCGGTGAGTGTGTTGGCGAATCCGATGCCGGTGGCGATGGCACTTTTGCAAGATTTACACGATAGCAGTGTGGCCGGTGTAGCCGAAATGGGGGTTTTGACGGATGGATTTGCGTTAGATATGCGGGTTTGGGCAACGTTGAGTTTTTTTTATCGGGTTGTCTGA
- the sat gene encoding sulfate adenylyltransferase, with protein sequence MSYHSEGIAPHGGHLVNRIATPAQRQEFLGLSEKLPRIELTNRSVSDLQMIAIGGFSPLIGFMEQKDYESVVTDMRLANNLPWSVPVTLAVSEEIADSLKEGSWVRLDDPSGKFIGVLELTQKYRYNKAHEVVNVYRTDDIKHPGVKVVYDQGPINLAGPVWLLEREPHPFFPNYQVDPIASRAMFKDKGWKTVVGFQTRNPIHRAHEYIQKCALETVDGLFLHPLVGATKEDDIPADVRMRCYEILLERYFPADRVILAINPSAMRYAGPREAIFHALIRKNYGCTHFIVGRDHAGVGDYYGTYDAQYIFKEFEPGELGITPMMFEHAFFCKITQGMATTKTSPSKPDQRIHLSGTKVRELLRSGQLPPPEFSRPEVAAELARAMRVPVDSY encoded by the coding sequence TTGAGCTACCATTCAGAAGGAATTGCGCCGCACGGCGGGCACTTGGTTAATCGCATTGCAACACCGGCACAGCGTCAAGAGTTTCTTGGCCTCTCAGAGAAGCTACCCCGCATTGAACTGACAAACCGTTCGGTTTCCGATTTGCAGATGATTGCAATTGGTGGGTTTAGTCCGCTGATTGGGTTTATGGAGCAAAAGGATTATGAAAGCGTAGTTACAGATATGCGCTTGGCAAATAATTTGCCTTGGTCGGTTCCTGTGACATTGGCGGTGAGTGAGGAAATTGCCGACTCTCTTAAAGAGGGCAGTTGGGTTCGTTTGGATGACCCAAGCGGAAAATTTATCGGTGTTTTAGAGTTAACCCAAAAGTACCGCTACAACAAAGCCCATGAAGTGGTGAATGTTTATCGGACCGATGATATTAAACATCCGGGCGTTAAGGTTGTTTATGATCAGGGGCCGATTAATTTGGCGGGGCCGGTTTGGTTGCTCGAACGAGAACCTCATCCCTTTTTTCCTAACTACCAAGTTGATCCGATAGCCTCGCGGGCAATGTTCAAGGATAAAGGTTGGAAAACGGTGGTCGGTTTCCAAACTCGCAATCCCATTCACAGAGCTCACGAGTATATTCAAAAATGTGCTTTGGAAACAGTGGATGGCTTGTTTTTACATCCGTTGGTGGGGGCGACAAAGGAAGATGATATTCCAGCAGATGTGCGGATGCGCTGTTATGAAATTTTGCTGGAAAGATATTTCCCTGCTGACCGTGTGATTTTGGCGATTAATCCTTCAGCAATGCGGTATGCCGGCCCGCGTGAGGCGATTTTCCATGCTTTGATTCGCAAGAATTATGGCTGTACTCATTTTATTGTCGGTCGAGATCATGCTGGGGTGGGTGACTATTATGGCACTTATGATGCTCAGTATATTTTTAAGGAGTTTGAGCCTGGGGAGTTGGGGATTACTCCGATGATGTTTGAGCACGCTTTCTTCTGCAAGATTACGCAGGGAATGGCGACGACGAAAACTAGCCCCAGTAAGCCAGACCAGCGAATTCATCTTTCAGGGACTAAGGTTCGGGAGTTGTTGCGTTCTGGTCAACTTCCGCCGCCTGAGTTTAGCCGACCTGAAGTGGCGGCTGAGTTGGCGCGGGCGATGCGAGTGCCGGTGGATTCTTATTAA
- the mnmA gene encoding tRNA 2-thiouridine(34) synthase MnmA, translated as MNKVVVGLSGGVDSSVAAAKLHHEGYDVVGLTLWLMKGKGQCCSEGMVDAAQICEQLGVPYHIVDSRDVFQAHIVDYLVGGYSSGVTPLPCSQCNKSVKFGPMLSYAKEKLGIDKIATGHYARIEYNPETGRYQLLRAVDKSKDQSYFLYDLSQDLLAGSLFPLGELLKTQTRQIAAEYGLKTAEKPESQDLCLVESNGSMRAFLDKYLEPKKGEIVNLEGKVLGYHDGIHHYTIGQRKGIGIAAAEPLYVVAIDNGRNQVIVGNRESVHQAECTVAGVNWVSMGLPVSPIRAQAQVRYRTQAMPASIIPLEDGRVRVVFDEPQFGITPGQAAVWYEGDVLLGGGVIENQR; from the coding sequence ATGAACAAAGTTGTGGTGGGCCTCTCCGGTGGCGTCGATAGTTCAGTAGCAGCAGCAAAATTGCACCACGAAGGTTATGACGTGGTGGGGTTAACCCTTTGGCTAATGAAAGGCAAAGGACAGTGCTGTTCGGAGGGGATGGTAGATGCGGCGCAGATTTGTGAACAATTGGGAGTTCCTTATCACATTGTCGATAGCCGAGATGTGTTTCAGGCGCATATTGTCGATTATTTGGTGGGGGGATATAGTAGCGGTGTCACTCCCTTACCTTGTTCGCAGTGCAATAAAAGCGTGAAATTTGGGCCGATGCTGAGTTATGCCAAAGAAAAATTAGGCATTGACAAAATTGCCACCGGCCACTATGCACGCATTGAATATAACCCCGAAACAGGGCGATATCAATTATTGAGAGCGGTTGATAAAAGCAAAGATCAATCGTACTTTTTGTATGACTTATCGCAAGATTTACTAGCGGGAAGTTTGTTTCCGCTGGGAGAATTGCTCAAAACCCAAACACGCCAGATAGCAGCGGAATATGGGTTAAAAACTGCCGAAAAGCCAGAAAGTCAAGATTTGTGTTTAGTGGAATCCAATGGCTCGATGCGGGCTTTTTTGGATAAATATCTCGAACCGAAAAAAGGCGAAATTGTCAACCTGGAAGGCAAGGTTTTAGGATACCACGATGGCATTCATCACTATACAATCGGTCAACGCAAAGGCATAGGTATTGCAGCAGCCGAACCGCTTTATGTGGTTGCCATTGATAACGGTCGCAATCAGGTAATTGTCGGAAATCGGGAGAGTGTACATCAAGCAGAATGTACAGTAGCGGGGGTGAATTGGGTTTCAATGGGGCTGCCGGTCTCTCCAATTCGCGCTCAAGCTCAAGTCAGATACCGCACACAGGCAATGCCGGCCTCGATTATTCCCTTAGAAGACGGTCGAGTGCGGGTGGTATTTGATGAACCGCAATTTGGCATAACTCCGGGTCAGGCGGCGGTTTGGTATGAGGGGGATGTGTTGTTGGGTGGCGGAGTGATTGAGAATCAACGCTGA
- a CDS encoding SPOR domain-containing protein: MQSKSKISLIFTSILFLGLQNSASAAEIFTQSLQQTRPSQLLAQSNLRYRVFVNGNSRLLLEQVQKIAPDAFTRQDGQRDVIQAGAFDNRRDARERVQELENIGIQARIQEGAVPITSYNPNRPNDQWDYDSTGYFVVIPAPERNLQDIQEQVRRLALRQQQDDPAVRWRNQPRGSHVIVGPFDDRAIAERWNRYLKDFGLSNARVYYGK; encoded by the coding sequence ATGCAAAGTAAAAGTAAAATTTCACTCATCTTTACCAGTATTTTGTTTTTGGGATTGCAAAATAGCGCCTCTGCTGCTGAAATTTTTACCCAAAGTTTGCAACAAACTAGGCCATCTCAACTTCTGGCACAAAGTAATTTGCGGTATCGGGTTTTTGTGAATGGAAACAGTCGGCTACTCTTAGAACAAGTACAAAAAATAGCACCGGACGCATTTACTAGGCAGGATGGCCAGCGTGATGTCATTCAAGCGGGTGCTTTTGATAACCGTCGTGATGCCAGAGAACGAGTCCAAGAACTCGAAAATATCGGCATCCAAGCCAGAATTCAAGAAGGTGCTGTTCCCATAACAAGTTACAATCCAAATCGTCCTAATGATCAATGGGACTATGATTCTACCGGCTATTTTGTGGTCATCCCGGCACCCGAACGAAATTTACAAGATATTCAAGAACAAGTCCGCCGGCTGGCTTTGCGACAACAGCAAGATGATCCTGCCGTCCGTTGGCGAAATCAACCGCGTGGCTCTCATGTGATTGTTGGGCCGTTTGATGACCGGGCCATTGCCGAACGCTGGAACCGTTATCTTAAAGATTTTGGTTTGAGTAATGCGCGGGTTTACTATGGAAAGTAG
- a CDS encoding NAD(P)H-hydrate dehydratase, protein MKHRHNLIEEFAVTAEQMRAIEGRIFDAGMPVAALMEKVAGLIAGRIEQVLTDVGAGSSPFLPPINIINKPSPSIPNQGETPRELVGQKWGEYKIGVLAGPGHNGGDALVVARELYFRGYQIVIYSPFEKVKELTGFHARYCASLGIPFFQKISDIKDCDLFIDGLFGFGLERRLEGETAEEIEEINAWKKPIFSIDLPSGLHTDSGEVLGSAIRANRTFCLGLWKLAFLQDPALEYIGIAELIDFDIPLADIWAVLGNPPNIRKITSDEAVSRLPMPRTPTSHKYKNGHLLLIAGSEKYTGAVILAGLAARASGVGMLSILVPKSLKLMLSPLLPEALIIGCPETESGALSCLPVGVELSSYDAIACGPGLTLAAAPVVETVLGSDRPLILDADGLNVLANLGLSRVNERQALTVLTPHGGEFKRLFPELTEDLTKNRVYATQKAAAVCGGVVLLKGARTVIAYPDNRVWINPESTAALGRGGSGDVLTGLMGGLMAQAQAQEKPVEDCVPVATWWHSQAAIMAAKERSELGVDAFTLTQYLSLVCAQMTNGY, encoded by the coding sequence ATGAAACACCGGCATAATCTCATCGAAGAATTTGCAGTTACGGCAGAACAAATGCGAGCTATTGAAGGCCGTATTTTTGATGCGGGGATGCCGGTGGCGGCGTTGATGGAAAAAGTTGCAGGCTTAATTGCCGGTCGCATCGAGCAAGTTTTAACTGATGTCGGGGCCGGTTCATCCCCATTTTTGCCCCCAATAAACATCATTAATAAACCCAGTCCTAGTATCCCCAATCAGGGGGAAACCCCAAGGGAATTGGTCGGACAAAAATGGGGTGAATATAAAATAGGGGTACTGGCCGGCCCCGGTCATAATGGCGGTGATGCTTTAGTTGTGGCGCGAGAATTATACTTTCGCGGCTATCAAATTGTCATTTATTCGCCTTTTGAAAAAGTTAAAGAACTCACCGGCTTTCATGCTCGTTATTGTGCAAGTCTCGGTATTCCTTTTTTTCAAAAAATCTCGGATATTAAAGATTGTGATTTATTTATTGATGGTTTATTTGGTTTTGGCTTAGAGCGCCGATTAGAAGGTGAGACGGCGGAGGAAATTGAGGAAATTAATGCTTGGAAAAAGCCAATTTTTAGCATAGATTTACCTTCCGGGTTGCATACGGATAGTGGGGAGGTTTTGGGGTCGGCAATTCGAGCTAATCGGACGTTTTGTTTGGGTTTGTGGAAGTTGGCTTTTTTGCAAGATCCGGCTTTGGAATATATCGGTATAGCTGAGTTAATTGATTTTGATATTCCCCTTGCAGATATTTGGGCAGTTTTAGGCAATCCTCCTAATATTAGAAAAATTACATCTGATGAGGCTGTTTCTCGTCTTCCTATGCCGCGAACCCCAACAAGTCATAAATACAAAAACGGACATTTATTATTAATTGCCGGTTCAGAGAAGTACACCGGCGCGGTTATTTTGGCCGGTTTGGCGGCGCGAGCTTCTGGGGTGGGGATGCTTTCTATTTTGGTGCCGAAGTCTTTAAAGTTAATGCTTAGCCCGCTACTGCCAGAAGCGTTAATTATTGGCTGTCCTGAAACGGAAAGTGGGGCGCTTTCTTGTTTGCCGGTGGGTGTAGAGTTGAGTTCTTATGATGCTATTGCTTGTGGGCCCGGTTTAACGCTGGCTGCGGCGCCGGTGGTGGAAACTGTGCTGGGATCTGACCGGCCTCTAATTTTAGATGCGGATGGGTTGAATGTTTTAGCTAATCTTGGTTTGTCTAGGGTTAATGAACGTCAAGCGCTGACGGTGTTAACGCCGCATGGGGGAGAGTTTAAACGTTTATTTCCTGAGTTGACAGAAGACTTGACAAAAAACAGAGTTTATGCTACGCAAAAAGCGGCGGCTGTTTGTGGGGGAGTGGTGTTGTTAAAGGGGGCGAGAACGGTGATTGCTTACCCGGATAATAGAGTGTGGATTAACCCGGAAAGTACGGCGGCTTTGGGACGCGGAGGGAGTGGGGATGTGCTAACCGGCTTGATGGGGGGGTTGATGGCGCAGGCGCAGGCCCAAGAAAAACCGGTGGAAGACTGCGTGCCGGTGGCGACATGGTGGCACTCACAAGCGGCAATTATGGCAGCAAAGGAGCGGTCTGAGCTAGGAGTAGATGCGTTTACATTAACTCAGTATTTGTCTTTAGTTTGTGCTCAAATGACAAATGGCTATTGA
- a CDS encoding tetratricopeptide repeat protein, translated as MTDTANFEPTRTGNSQPTPPSPSVSTPSRRERHKSRRKTLDFGKPLEQILNFTNSIGEKFRGEIPDYENANKLFSRANYEKALFSYQKVTSEKPDFYPAWLKLGNTLEKLDQPTSALAAYDKAVLLKPDECWGWLLRGKLLYQLQQYEQALASLDQSLSINPNNYEGWYYQGLVSDSLQQYPRAVNAYRKACQLETKSAILWYNLACALQQTQQYGAAIEAYEKAIRLNNKDTNSWFNRGICLNNVKRHDAALASFDRVLSLNSNHLQTWIERGLTLEQLQRYTDAVTCYDQAIILQPDSYLAWYHKGMALKHQWYEAALACLDKAIQLQPDIPLGWYGRGITLSESGQHNTALTNFEQAIKLSPNWPEPWIGRGSALHGLGRYKEAIIAYSNAIQLLPDSPEAWFKRGEALEQLNRHSEALFAYDKILQKLPAHPIWAYRCWMKRGQVCEKQERYPEAVAAYAQLIFLFPNQIEPHFKRAAALEREQNFSEALATYDGALQTWPNNYSLWVKRGKLFMLLGRHSDALASFDRAIQLQAGEYDAWLKRGEVLESLQRYQEAASSYSIAMEIKPHAYEALSNYQRMQTLLGQ; from the coding sequence ATGACTGACACCGCAAACTTTGAGCCTACCCGTACCGGCAACAGCCAACCAACCCCCCCCAGTCCGAGTGTTTCCACACCAAGCCGGCGAGAACGACACAAAAGCCGGCGTAAAACCCTTGACTTTGGCAAACCCCTCGAACAAATCTTAAACTTCACCAATAGTATAGGGGAAAAATTTCGCGGCGAAATCCCCGACTACGAAAACGCAAACAAACTTTTTAGCCGCGCTAATTACGAAAAAGCCCTCTTTAGCTATCAAAAAGTTACCTCAGAAAAACCAGATTTTTACCCAGCCTGGTTAAAACTTGGCAACACCCTCGAAAAACTCGACCAGCCTACCAGCGCATTAGCCGCCTACGACAAAGCCGTACTACTCAAACCTGATGAATGCTGGGGCTGGTTACTGCGCGGCAAACTTCTCTACCAACTCCAACAATACGAACAAGCCCTCGCCTCCCTCGATCAAAGCTTATCGATCAACCCTAACAATTATGAAGGGTGGTATTACCAAGGCTTAGTCAGCGACAGCCTCCAACAATATCCTCGTGCTGTAAACGCCTATCGCAAAGCCTGCCAACTAGAAACAAAATCGGCAATTTTGTGGTATAATCTCGCCTGCGCTTTGCAACAAACACAACAATACGGCGCCGCCATCGAAGCCTACGAAAAAGCGATCCGCCTCAACAACAAAGATACAAATAGCTGGTTTAACCGAGGAATCTGCCTCAACAACGTCAAACGCCACGACGCCGCCCTAGCAAGCTTTGATCGCGTTCTATCCCTCAACTCCAACCACTTGCAAACTTGGATCGAACGCGGGCTGACCCTCGAACAACTCCAGCGCTACACCGATGCAGTCACCTGTTACGATCAAGCCATTATTCTACAACCCGACTCCTATCTGGCCTGGTATCACAAAGGCATGGCCCTCAAACACCAGTGGTATGAAGCAGCCCTCGCCTGCCTAGACAAAGCTATTCAACTGCAACCCGATATTCCCCTAGGCTGGTACGGACGCGGTATCACCCTCAGCGAGTCAGGACAACATAACACCGCCTTAACCAACTTTGAGCAAGCTATCAAACTTAGCCCGAATTGGCCCGAACCTTGGATCGGCAGAGGTAGCGCCCTACACGGACTGGGCCGGTATAAAGAAGCCATCATCGCCTACAGCAACGCTATTCAACTTTTACCCGACTCTCCCGAAGCTTGGTTTAAACGCGGCGAAGCCCTCGAACAACTCAACCGGCACTCCGAAGCGCTTTTTGCCTATGATAAAATTCTCCAAAAACTCCCCGCCCATCCCATTTGGGCCTATCGTTGCTGGATGAAACGCGGCCAAGTTTGCGAAAAACAAGAACGCTATCCCGAAGCTGTCGCCGCCTACGCTCAATTGATTTTTCTATTCCCCAATCAAATTGAACCGCATTTTAAACGCGCCGCCGCCCTCGAACGCGAGCAAAATTTTTCCGAAGCCCTCGCCACCTACGACGGTGCTCTGCAAACCTGGCCGAATAATTACAGCCTTTGGGTGAAACGCGGCAAACTTTTCATGCTTTTGGGCCGTCACTCCGACGCCCTAGCCAGCTTCGACCGCGCTATTCAACTTCAGGCTGGAGAATACGATGCTTGGTTAAAACGTGGCGAAGTCCTCGAAAGTTTGCAACGCTATCAAGAGGCTGCGAGTTCCTACAGCATTGCTATGGAAATCAAACCCCACGCCTATGAAGCCCTGAGTAATTATCAACGAATGCAGACTTTATTAGGTCAATAG
- the codA gene encoding cytosine deaminase, whose protein sequence is MSPKSYGLILRQCRLVSGDVVDIAIDGKKIAAISEQIKERGEEEILIGGRLVCPPFVDSHIHLDSALTAGEPRWNESGTLFEGIKIWGERKQSLSLKDVKKRALETLKLQAMQGVLFVRSHADVSEDSLTALQALLDVREEVKDWITLQVVAFPQDGIYGKPENKKLLKEAVKMGADVVGGIPHYEFTREDGVKSIHKIFELAEEYNKLIDVHCDEIDDEQSRFLEVVAACALRSGMGEKVTASHTTAFGSYNDAYAYKLMGLLERSRINFIANPLINITLQGRMDSYPKRRGVTRVKELWRGGLNVSLGHDCVQDPWYSLGTGNMLDVAYMALHVCQMTGLAEIDACFDMVTVNGAKTLQLNDYGIAVGNSASLIILDAVSRFDAIRRRAPVCYVFSQGKLLAQRSISETKWHL, encoded by the coding sequence ATGTCGCCAAAGAGTTATGGCTTGATTTTGCGGCAATGCCGGCTGGTTTCTGGGGACGTGGTAGATATTGCGATTGATGGCAAAAAAATTGCCGCTATTTCTGAACAGATAAAGGAACGGGGAGAGGAAGAAATTTTAATAGGCGGGAGGTTGGTTTGTCCGCCGTTTGTGGATTCTCATATTCATTTAGATTCGGCTTTGACTGCCGGTGAGCCTCGTTGGAATGAAAGCGGTACCTTGTTTGAAGGAATAAAAATTTGGGGTGAACGTAAGCAATCTTTAAGCTTGAAAGATGTTAAAAAACGGGCTTTAGAAACGCTGAAATTGCAGGCAATGCAAGGGGTGTTATTTGTTCGTTCTCATGCGGATGTAAGTGAGGACAGTTTAACAGCTTTGCAGGCTTTGTTGGACGTGCGGGAAGAAGTTAAAGATTGGATTACTTTGCAGGTGGTGGCGTTTCCTCAAGATGGGATTTATGGCAAGCCTGAGAATAAGAAGTTATTGAAAGAAGCGGTGAAGATGGGGGCGGATGTGGTGGGGGGTATTCCCCATTATGAATTTACGCGAGAGGATGGGGTGAAGTCAATTCATAAAATTTTTGAATTGGCGGAGGAATATAATAAGTTAATTGATGTTCATTGTGATGAGATTGATGATGAGCAATCGCGGTTTTTAGAAGTAGTGGCGGCTTGTGCTTTGCGTTCGGGTATGGGGGAAAAGGTAACGGCAAGTCATACTACGGCTTTTGGTTCTTATAATGATGCTTATGCTTATAAGTTAATGGGTTTGTTGGAACGCTCAAGGATTAATTTTATTGCGAATCCTTTGATTAATATTACTTTGCAAGGGCGGATGGATAGTTATCCTAAACGGCGGGGTGTGACGCGGGTTAAGGAGTTATGGCGGGGGGGTTTGAATGTTTCTTTGGGGCATGATTGTGTTCAAGATCCTTGGTATAGTTTGGGGACGGGAAATATGCTGGATGTGGCATATATGGCGCTTCATGTTTGCCAGATGACGGGGTTGGCTGAAATTGATGCTTGTTTTGATATGGTGACGGTGAATGGGGCGAAGACTTTGCAGTTAAATGATTATGGAATTGCTGTAGGAAATTCGGCTTCTTTGATTATTTTGGATGCTGTAAGCCGGTTTGATGCTATTCGCCGGCGGGCGCCCGTTTGTTATGTTTTTTCACAGGGTAAATTGCTGGCTCAAAGGTCTATTTCTGAGACAAAATGGCATTTGTAG
- a CDS encoding P-loop NTPase family protein, translated as MVAQLETPILSSPCRVPYTVEGLLQVFTGSHRSFFTNVMAQALRIAGQGTPVLVVQFLKGGIGQGHEHPVRLGQNLDWIRCDLPRCIDTPQLDEAETKSLRDLWDYTKEVVKAGSYDLVVLDELSLAIKFGVISETEVLELLEQRPRHLDIILTGPEMPKAILDEADQITQIRRSHRP; from the coding sequence ATGGTCGCACAGCTAGAAACTCCTATTCTCAGTTCGCCTTGTCGTGTACCTTATACAGTTGAGGGTCTGCTGCAAGTTTTCACCGGCTCTCACCGCAGTTTTTTTACAAATGTGATGGCTCAAGCTCTGCGGATTGCCGGTCAGGGGACGCCGGTGTTAGTGGTACAATTCCTCAAAGGTGGTATTGGCCAAGGCCACGAGCATCCCGTCCGCTTGGGGCAAAATTTGGACTGGATACGCTGCGACTTACCCCGCTGTATTGATACTCCCCAACTCGATGAAGCGGAAACTAAATCTTTGCGAGATTTGTGGGACTATACCAAAGAAGTTGTCAAAGCCGGTAGCTATGATCTGGTAGTTTTAGATGAATTAAGTTTAGCTATTAAATTTGGTGTGATTTCCGAGACGGAAGTGCTAGAGTTGCTCGAGCAACGTCCGCGTCATCTCGATATTATTTTAACCGGCCCGGAAATGCCAAAAGCTATCTTAGATGAAGCGGATCAAATCACGCAAATCCGCCGTTCCCACCGGCCTTAA
- the dcd gene encoding dCTP deaminase, producing MIKNDIWINQMAQKGMIKPFEPRLVRKVDGLPVISYGLSSFGYDIRLSPAEFRIFRHIPGTVVDPKNFNPDNLEPTKLYSDSNGSYFVLPAHSYGLGVALERLEIPENITVICIGKSTYARCGLIANLTPGEAAWRGHLTLEFSNSSSADCRIYANEGVVQLLFFEGEPCQTSYETRSGKYQDQSEVVTLPRV from the coding sequence GTGATCAAAAACGATATTTGGATTAATCAAATGGCTCAAAAAGGCATGATTAAACCTTTTGAGCCGCGCTTAGTTCGTAAGGTTGACGGGCTGCCGGTGATTTCCTACGGTCTCAGCAGTTTTGGCTATGATATCCGCTTATCTCCTGCGGAATTTCGCATTTTTCGCCACATCCCCGGCACCGTTGTTGACCCGAAAAACTTTAACCCCGACAATTTAGAACCGACAAAACTTTATAGCGATTCTAATGGGAGTTATTTTGTATTACCGGCTCATTCCTACGGTTTAGGAGTTGCCTTAGAACGCCTCGAAATTCCTGAGAATATCACTGTAATTTGTATTGGTAAAAGCACTTATGCCCGTTGCGGATTAATTGCGAATTTGACTCCTGGTGAGGCTGCATGGCGCGGACATTTAACTCTGGAATTTTCCAACTCTTCGAGTGCAGATTGCCGAATTTATGCAAATGAAGGGGTGGTGCAATTATTATTTTTTGAGGGGGAACCTTGCCAGACAAGTTATGAAACTCGCAGCGGAAAATATCAAGATCAAAGCGAAGTTGTGACTCTTCCACGAGTTTAA